TGGCTTTTGCTTCGGCCTGGCGGGCTTCATCCTCCGCCCTCAGCCTAGCCTGCTCCTCGGCGAGCACGCGCTCCTTTTCCGCCGTGATCTTCTGGCACTCAGCTTCCTTTTGCCGCTCGACTTCCAGCGCCTCGCCCAGGATGTCGTCGTCCAGTTTGAATGTGAATGCAGCAGCCATGGTTCACGCGGTCTGCTTAGCTGATGGATTGCTCAATGCGCTGTCCCGCCACCTCAAGGGTGAAGGTTTTCGATCCCACGGGCAGGGAGAAAACCAGCATTGTCGGCACACCGTCGTTCCAAGTTTTGGCAACATTACCTGCATCATCAAAAACACGGCCCGTGAGTGCTACCATCGCGTTTTCATCCACCACCTCGGCGAAGATGTCCCGTAAATCACGCATTGCAGGCGATCTTGTGGTCCCATATGTCCACCTCCAGCCCCTAACGCGTCCGGGAGGTCATCGAGCTGCTCCATCTGCGCCTCATCCACATGCTCACCCACGCCGATGAGCACGCATTTGATCGGTTTGGCAGTCCCCGCAGCAACTCGGCGCGACAGATCAGCGGTGTAGTTTTTCACCGCCTCCAAGTCATCCAACCGCCCGTCCGTGACGAAGACATAGAAGCCCCACTCCGCGTCGGCGAAGCGCTCCACGAAGTAGCGCAGTGCAGGCAGTAAGTGCGTGTGCTCACCCCAGTTCTGCGGGCCTGCATAGCTGGCGCTGCGTGCTTGATCTGCAGTCAGATCACCCATTTCCTCGATCTGGTCGCCCTTGTCGCCACATGCCCAATAAATCACTGAGGTGCCGCCATCCGCGTCGATCTTTTCCGCCAAGTAGGGAATGACCTCTCGTGCGATGGGCTCCACCATGTTTGGCTCCTTTCACGAGAAGCCCCTGTTTCAGCAGCTCATCCCAGCCGTTTTGATGATACTGCACCACGCTCATGCCATCGTAATCACGCATGTAAGCCTTCCCGGAAGCCAGCATTCGCTCCCTCCACGGACTTGTCATAATGCTCCGCATACGCAGCCCCTGGCCGAGTGCCTTGCGCATCGAGGCTGATCCATCGAGCGCCACACCGGTCTGAGAACCTTCTTTGTTTGGCTCCAGCAGGATCGTCGCCGACACATCCAGCCGGTCCGCGTGAGCTGTCACATTCACTTCACCGAACAGCTCATGCAGTTGGTTGTTCGGGATCTGCCTGTTGGCAGCGGGGAGGGGAGGTGGGGACGCGCTCATGGTTCATGTGGAAAGTTAAACCAGTGGCTGGGTGTAGGTGCCCACCCCAGGAATGTTCAGGACAAA
This genomic stretch from Verrucomicrobiaceae bacterium harbors:
- a CDS encoding VWA domain-containing protein, with amino-acid sequence MVEPIAREVIPYLAEKIDADGGTSVIYWACGDKGDQIEEMGDLTADQARSASYAGPQNWGEHTHLLPALRYFVERFADAEWGFYVFVTDGRLDDLEAVKNYTADLSRRVAAGTAKPIKCVLIGVGEHVDEAQMEQLDDLPDALGAGGGHMGPQDRLQCVIYGTSSPRWWMKTRW